The Candidatus Hydrogenedentota bacterium genome has a window encoding:
- a CDS encoding exo-alpha-sialidase, which produces MSTIIEIGLAVGALTLQTLDGHELIMQNYASRLGTAVVFLSSRAPATQAAAGIISDMAEKYRRKGVLFVGVFSNAGETRDEIRAFCQGRSLIFPVYRDVEGRAAKRLGARVTPEVFLIDKEGVLVYRGGFGDAKAVQEIENRVMQMSKDQDVQRGESPATGTPIGETGSMGETAPPGEPVAFSSEVIFEKQPWAPDHHCSTIAEAFNGDLLCVWFGGSFESGDDQALFIARRTKGGRMWSAPDRFVTGQPFHPPGNAVVFRVSANRIGILYDRMDEERPIRSGMWGKGTLMFRYSEDNGATWSNDRELTDIPGGIRNPPILLRNGDLLVPISGAQPGFITTRDGGDTWTVRGYIPTGNFRAGQPSVIQRADGSLFAVLRNAPYILQSESADNGSTWTEAVPMTLRCPHAGISMCRFDNGHLALVFNDSSIKRTPLSVALSEDEGRTWRPPVALESNPGEYSYPCVMQSSDGHIHVTYSFLRKTIKHVEFNEHWIHLLSPEPAGKK; this is translated from the coding sequence ATGTCCACGATCATCGAAATCGGCCTCGCCGTGGGCGCATTGACCTTGCAGACGCTCGACGGTCATGAACTCATCATGCAAAATTACGCTTCGCGGCTTGGAACGGCGGTGGTTTTCCTGTCCAGCCGCGCGCCCGCGACGCAAGCAGCCGCGGGCATCATCTCCGACATGGCGGAAAAATATCGCCGGAAGGGTGTTCTGTTCGTGGGCGTGTTCTCGAATGCCGGCGAGACGCGCGACGAGATACGCGCTTTCTGCCAGGGGCGATCCCTGATTTTCCCCGTGTATCGCGATGTGGAAGGCCGCGCGGCGAAACGACTGGGCGCGCGCGTCACGCCTGAAGTCTTCCTGATAGACAAAGAGGGCGTCCTCGTCTATCGCGGCGGATTCGGCGATGCGAAAGCCGTTCAGGAAATCGAGAACCGGGTTATGCAGATGTCGAAAGACCAGGATGTCCAGCGCGGCGAATCTCCCGCCACCGGCACGCCGATTGGCGAAACGGGAAGCATGGGCGAAACCGCGCCCCCCGGCGAACCGGTCGCGTTCTCATCGGAAGTCATTTTCGAGAAGCAACCATGGGCGCCGGACCACCATTGCTCGACGATTGCCGAAGCGTTCAACGGCGATCTGCTCTGTGTATGGTTCGGCGGCAGTTTCGAGTCCGGCGACGATCAAGCGCTTTTTATCGCGCGCCGCACGAAGGGCGGGCGGATGTGGTCCGCGCCCGACCGTTTCGTCACAGGCCAACCGTTTCATCCGCCGGGCAACGCCGTCGTGTTCCGCGTGTCCGCCAACCGTATCGGCATCCTGTACGACCGCATGGACGAGGAACGGCCCATCCGCAGCGGCATGTGGGGCAAGGGCACGCTCATGTTCCGGTACTCGGAAGACAACGGCGCCACCTGGAGCAACGATCGCGAATTGACGGATATCCCCGGCGGGATACGCAACCCGCCGATTCTCCTGCGGAACGGCGACCTGCTCGTGCCCATCAGCGGCGCGCAGCCCGGCTTCATCACCACACGGGACGGCGGCGACACATGGACCGTGCGCGGATATATCCCGACCGGGAATTTTCGCGCGGGGCAACCGTCCGTCATTCAGCGGGCGGATGGATCGCTCTTTGCCGTACTGCGAAACGCCCCGTACATTCTTCAAAGCGAGTCCGCCGACAACGGCTCGACGTGGACGGAAGCCGTCCCCATGACATTGCGGTGTCCGCATGCCGGCATTTCGATGTGCCGGTTCGACAACGGCCACCTCGCGCTCGTCTTCAACGACAGTTCGATAAAACGCACACCGCTGTCCGTCGCGCTTTCCGAAGACGAAGGCCGCACATGGCGTCCGCCGGTCGCCCTTGAATCGAATCCCGGCGAGTATTCCTATCCGTGCGTCATGCAGTCGTCGGATGGACATATCCACGTGACGTACAGTTTCCTGCGAAAAACCATCAAACACGTCGAGTTCAACGAACATTGGATTCACCTGCTTTCGCCGGAACCTGCCGGGAAAAAGTGA